From a single Lolium rigidum isolate FL_2022 chromosome 7, APGP_CSIRO_Lrig_0.1, whole genome shotgun sequence genomic region:
- the LOC124675165 gene encoding uncharacterized protein LOC124675165, with protein sequence MGAVVTAVIAIAAVVLGWITIEMACKPCLETGRRAMDRALDPNYDPDDSPSANSTLPPANEPLLADLSSASAAAPAKAI encoded by the coding sequence ATGGGAGCGGTGGTGACGGCCGTGATCGCGATCGCGGCAGTGGTGCTGGGCTGGATCACCATCGAGATGGCCTGCAAGCCCTGCCTCGAGACCGGCCGCCGCGCCATGGACCGCGCCCTCGACCCCAACTACGATCCCGACGACTCCCCCTCGGCCAACTCCACCCTGCCTCCCGCTAACGAGCCGCTCCTCGCCGATCTCTCCTCCgcctcagcagccgcgcccgccaagGCCATCTGA